The following proteins come from a genomic window of Vidua chalybeata isolate OUT-0048 chromosome 2, bVidCha1 merged haplotype, whole genome shotgun sequence:
- the LOC128783758 gene encoding LOW QUALITY PROTEIN: inositol 1,4,5-trisphosphate receptor-interacting protein-like 1 (The sequence of the model RefSeq protein was modified relative to this genomic sequence to represent the inferred CDS: deleted 1 base in 1 codon) produces VSQPADDSADAGAGAEEPGAEQWGLGSPARVAVLGASWSQKESSSSNLVEKEEGNIVVPRKEIESINLNGKEDNKDGNGEDKDPSVKCSLGSLLEELVQLPVENLDKGCSVIIDLMGKLIHIFGQGLSDSFYPVAQEAVRVGSAFEGWSPCAHNVVYCVLVALSPPPGHTFHLEWDTAGMPQRSFCVRVELLCTCMREQPGEDMLCFLHHPEEELRRKQEPSLLHTLCTGSYLDVEKTVQWFCRFVRVAWLLLPQSRHWHLMLQPSSRSCTFQLSKEKESFMAEMIFGVWQGDSDIFVGSQPSQAGIPSTTRLETYAVAEAKFFRHISRQAPQDSWHCRCLQLLSGSLMGVGLSSSTLKTVLMHLLSIVPLTEWSRKDLGQRLMDILKYLHCSLKTKQLEHFVIGSESFPMEIRLPSDLRLAEPLKLFQHLASNPDAHVKAMQEYICLLRQLK; encoded by the exons GTATCTCAACCAGCAGACGACTCGGCtgatgcaggagctggagcagaagaGCCTGGAGCCGAGCAGTGGGGCCTGGGGAGCCCTGCTCGTGTGGCAGTTCTGGGCGCCTCTTGGAGTCAGAAggagagctccagcagcaacttggtggagaaggaagaaggcAACATTGTTGTTCcaaggaaagaaatagaaagcaTCAATCTAAATGGGAAGGAAGACAATAAGGATGGAAATGGAGAAGACAAGGACCCCAGTGTTAAATGTAGCCTTGGAAGTCTTTTAGAGGAGCTCGTCCAGTTGCCTGTTGAGAACCTGGACAAAGGTTGCTCAGTGATCATTGACCTGATGGGCAAACTGATCCACATCTTCGGACAAGGCTTATCAGACAGTTTCTACCCTGTGGCCCAAGAAGCCGTCAGAGTGGGCAGCGCCTTTGAAGGCTGGAGTCCCTGTGCACACAACGTTGTGTACTGTGTGCTTGTAGCCCTGAGTCCCCCTCCAGGACACACCTTCCACCTGGAGTGGGACACTGCGGGGATGCCCCAGAGGAGCTTCTGTGTCCgtgtggagctgctgtgcacTTGCATGAGGGAGCAGCCGGGGGAGGACATGCTCTGTTTCCTTCACCACCCTGAGGAGGAGCTGCGAAGGAAACAGGAGCCCAGCCTCCTGCATACCCTCTGCACTGGCTCCTATCTAGATGTGGAGAAAACTGTCCAGTGGTTC TGTCGATTTGTGAGAGTAGCCTGGCTGCTTTTGCCTCAGTCCCGCCACTGGCATTTAATGTTGCAGCCCTCCAGCCGCTCCTGTACATTTCAGCTaagcaaagagaaggaaagcttCATGGCTGAGATGATCTTTGGAGTGTGGCAAGGAGACTCAGATATCTTTGTGGGCAGCCAGCCATCACAAGCAGGCATCCCAAGCACAACGCGGCTGGAGACTTATGCCGTGGCAGAGGCCAAATTCTTCAGGCACATTTCCAGGCAGGCCCCCCAggacagctggcactgcaggtgcctgcagctcctcagcgGCAGCCTAATGGGTGTGGGCTTGTCCAGCTCCACCTTGAAGACTGTGCTGATGCACCTCCTGAGCATTGTGCCCCTGACAGAGTGGAGCAGGAAGGATTTAGGGCAGCGGCTGATGGATATCTTGAAGTACCTCCACTGCTCGCTGAAGACAAAACAACTGGAGCACTTTGTCATAGGCAGTGAGAGCTTTCCTATGGAGATCCGTTTGCCCTCAGACTTGCGGCTGGCTGAGCCACTGAAGCTCTTTCAGCACCTGGCCAGCAATCCAGATGCCCATGTGAAGGCCATGCAGGAGTACATTTGCCTGCTTCGTCAGCTCAAATAA